The region AGGCAATGGAGCAGGGTGTGCAACCCGCCCCGCCGAGTTCCTGCGCGGGCGTGACGGGATGTCACGACGCGAATGTTCCGGGCTCCGGTCCCGCTTATGATGAGAACGACCCCGACAGCAACGAAGACTTGCAGTCGCTGTACGAATTGATTGGTGCGCTGCCTTGATGCTCATGATGGAGGACGAGGCAACAATGACCGCCACGAAATGGAAGGGCACCGGGTGTTGACAGGCTGGAGGTATTCGATAAACCGATCGCGCGCGAGGCTGCTGTTCGCCCTTGCGCTGGTGCCCCTGCTGGCGGGGGGAAGGGCATTCGCCGCCGAAGAGGCCGCCACGGTGGAGGCCCAGACGGTCGTCGAAGCGCCCGCTGCGGAAGCCGCGCCGGACGCCTCGGCCGAGGCCCCCCCCGTGGAAGCGGACGCCGAAGAGAATGCCCCCGCGGAGGCGGGTGAACCCGTTGCCGGGGAAAACGCCGAAGGCGAGGAGCCCGAAGAGGCTCCCCGCTGGTATCGCGGAACCTTTGAAGCGGAAGTGGACAGTGTCATCACGGACGGCGGTTCCGATCTCGACTTCAGCCAGTATCTTCGCCTGGAAGCCGATCCCCCGAAAAAGCCGAAACTCCACCTGCGCGGCGCCCTCTGGCTCCACCAGGATCTGTTGTCGGACGAGGGCAAATCCAGCACACTGCGCGATATCAACGATGCGTCGAGCTCGGATGTTCAGGCGCGCCTACTCTATCTCTATGCGGACTTCGACGACGCACTCGGGGACCAGTCGGTCCTCCGCATTGGTCGCCAGCGCATTCAGGATGGAGCCACCTACAACCGCATCGACGGTCTCTACCTGAAGAAGCGCATCGACAACGTCGAGATGTACGCCTTTCTCGGCGCGCGGGCGTCGGTCTATCGCGATACCACCGACGATCTGGTGCTCGGCGGCGGACTGGCCTATCTTCCCTCCGCCCAGACGCGCATCGCCCTGGACAGCTACTACGCCGAGGAAAGCCGCTATGGCCTTTCCACGCGCAAAGACTTTAGGCCCTTCTCAGGCTATTACCGCTACATTGCCTCGGAGATCAACGACAGCAAGGTAACCCTGAGCCTCTGGCACAGTTTCGGGCCCAATACCCGCCTTTTCGGGCGCATCGGCATGCTCGGCAGCGATCTGGACGAGCTCAGCCTCAGCCTCAATGGCTACATCCCCCGCCTCAACCTGCTCTACGATGTCAACTACCGCCAGCTTTTCAACACCACGGGCGACACGACGGCCGACCTCTCCCCCTACTATCAGATTCTGGGGCAGTACCGGGAACACCAAACCTTCTATCTCGCCCTTCACCGCCCCATTACCAAGAAAATCACCCTCTCCCTCGAAGGCGAAGTGCGCAATTCCGAGAACGACGATTTCTACTCCGGAAACCGGGACTACCAGCGGGTGGGCACGGTCCTGGACGTGGACGATCTGTATAAGGGCTTTGGCGTAACGACTTCGCTGGAGTACTGGAACGTCTCCGAAGGCGAAGGCTCCTGGACCATCACCGGCGAGGTCAACCGCACCTGGAAAAATCTCGAATGGCGCGCGGGTGTGGATTTCGTCCGTTACAAGGACCGCGTCATCGAATATGACCGACGCGCCGCCCTCGTGGACGCCGCCGTGGTTGCCATTGTACCCGGCATCTACCCCGGCTTTTCCTGGTTCACCCAGCGCAATTCCACACGTATCCTGGACACGCGGGAGAATGTGTACAGTATATTTACCGAATTCGACTGGGAATTCCGCGAAGATCAGACCTTCTACGCGAAGTTTTCCTTTGAAGAAGATGATGGGCCCGACTCCCCCTATTGGCACACCCGTGCGGGCTATCGGATAAGATTTTGAGCATGAAAGGCATTCCCATGACACTCAGGCCCGGACTTACCTGGACTGCCCTGGCGGCGGTGGCGCTCATCAGCGTGGCCTTCGCCTCCAACGGGGGGCTCTTCCGCCGCTCGAAGGCGGCCCCGGATCGCGGCCTTAAATCGGCCCACGCCAAACACGCCGAGCAGGAACTCGACTGCACCACCTGCCACGCCTGGGAAGAAAACGGCCACGTGGTCCCCGGCCACGAACTGTGCAGTATCTGCCACGCGATCGACGAAGAAGCGACCGACAAAGCCGCCTGCAACTTCTGCCACACCCGCGAAGACCAGTCCGTCGATCCCCTCGTCAAGCGAATGAGCGTCGAAACCATCTTCGGCCATCAGCCCCACATCGACGCCGAGATCGACTGCATCAAGTGCCACGAAACCCCCGGCGAAATTCCCGATCTGCCCAAAGGGCCCCTCATGCCCTGGTGCATGGAGTGCCACGTGGAATCCGAAATCCCCATGCTCGAATCCGGCGAGCCCAACGTCAACTTCGCCAAGAACGAGTGCACCGTCTGCCACAGCGAAATCACCGCCCAGACCCGGCCCCAGTTCCGCGGCGGCACCCGAATCGCCCACGACTCCCCCGAAATCTGGATGAAGGCCCACGGACAAGAAGCCCAGTTCGATCCCGCCTACTGCGCCATGTGCCACGACACCGTCGCCTCCTGCGACGACTGCCACCGCCGCGAGAAGCCACAGAACCACACCGTGGCCTGGCGCCGCAAGGCCCACGGACTTCGCGCCGTCATCGATCAACAGAACTGCGCCGCCTGTCACGAAGAAGACTACTGCGCCAAATGCCACGAGAAAACCGAGCCCGCCTCCCACCGCGCAGGATTCGGCGGCTCCCTCAACCAGCACTGCGTTTCCTGCCACTACCCCCCCCAGGAAACCTCCTGCACGGTGTGCCACGAAGAAATTGAGCACCGCAAAGCCAAGATTTCGCCCCACACCTTCGGCATCTTCCCCGTCAACTGCGCCGTGTGCCACCCCGGCGGCGAGCCCCACCGGGCCCCCCACCTCACCAACAACTCCGTGAGCTGCAAAACCTGCCACGAATAAAAAATTGAAACCCGGTCCCCCGCCCCGCCATCGCGGAGCGGAGACCCGGAACAAGTTTGGTCGAATCGCGCCCGAGTCCGGCATAGGGCAGGGGCAACGGCGCGAAATAAAGGAGAACCCCATGAAAGTCATCCAACAATGCCTGGCCGCGGCCCTGATGCTCGTCCTGGCCAGCGCCGCCGTCCAGGCGCAAGACAAGGCCGCCGAATACGTCGGCCCCGATCAGTGCAAAGTCTGCCACAACAAAAAGCCCGAAGGCGCCCAGTGGACCGTGTGGAAAACCATGAAGCACGCCAAAGCCTTCGAATCCCTCAAGAGCGAAGCCGCCCTCAAGATCGCCAAAGACAAAGGCCTCGCCAAGCCCCCCTCAGAATCCCCCGAATGCCTCAAGTGCCACGTCACCGGCTATGACGCCGCCAAAGCCGCCGCACCCGCCCGCATCAAGCCTGAAGACGGACTCTCCTGCGAAAACTGCCACGGCCCCGGCTCCCTCCACATCGCCGACGCCAAAGACGTCGTCGCCAAGAAAAAGACCGCCGAAGAAGTCGACTGGAAAGCCCACCTCGCCGCCATCGAAGAAGCCCGATGCCGCGAATGCCACAACGAAGAAAGCCCCACCTGGAACCCCGAACAGTTCACCAAAGCCGACGGAACCAAGACCGGTTTCGACTACGAACAAGCCAAGAAACTCATCGAACACGCCAATCCCTTGAAAGCGAAGTAGGGACTATCCCCCCCACTCGCCAACGAGCGAATCTCGAAACACCCAAAGGCGCCGCGAACCTGCTCGCGGCGCCTTCGGTTTATGCCCAATACTGGAATCCGTCTGACGTCACCGGATCGGAGATTCCAGTGCCTGCGGACTCACGAGAGCGTCGAAATGCTGCCGCCAAGCACCGGAAACGTTCTCCGGTATGTGAAATCGAATAATTCGTCCCGTGGAGCGGCGGCGAAGCTTGTAGTAGCGACGGGTCCAAAGAAGTTCGTTTTCGAGGACCACGATATCGCTGAACGCTATCTGCCAGTTGCCCCCAAACAGAGGCATGAAGTAAAGACCTTCGGGGGCAACGGCCACACGACCATGATTGCAAGTGGACAGCCTCTCGACGAAGTCCCGCCAGTCGAGTACACTTAGCCAGTGACTATACTCAACGACAGCAAGTTCTCTTGATGGCATTGGGGATGTCGATGTGTCCCGTCCGACGAGGAACAGTCCAATCCAGAGAAAGGTCGGGAATAGAAAGATCGCGCAGAGGCTCAGCGCACTACCGATCGTGAATGAATTCACAGGCCTATCGACAGACCAGAGCCATGACGCCATGGCAATGAAGGCCACTGCCATGAACAGCCCGGCCCGAAATCCCGGGCGACGAAGCAGGGCAAGGAACGAGCTCACGTACCACCTCCATTATGTTTGGACACGATCATGCGAAGTATACCAGCACGCCAGTGGAACTATTCGAGGTACGTAATTCCACCCCAAAGCTAAAGACTCAGGTATTGCTGGGGCGTGGAGCGGGGGCTTTTCAGCCCCCGACCGGTGCAACACGGTTGCGCGGACAAAACAGACGAGTTTGCTTAGCACGATGAAACCAACAAAAAGGGGGCAGGAATGCCCCCTCTCCATATTGCACTGTTTGAGGTGCGCTTCTAATGCGATTCCCTTGGACTCTACCCTGATCCTAAGTCTTAGCGACGAGGACTACCGTCCACTGATTCCCCTGCGGCGCGGCCGCGCCACTGGGCGAACCCGTGGAGCAGCGCGGCTACGGGCGTGGCGATGAGCAGCCACTGGACGGTTCCGGCCAGGAAGAGGCTGACCGGCTCTGGCGAGGACCCCAGAACCCAGATGGCTGGTCGGTCGACGAACCAGACGAGGAGGGCGAGGAGGAAGGTCGCGTCTTCGTCGCTGACACCGCGCGTGTAGTGAACCAAGGCCAGGAGTAAGAGCAGCACGGCATGAATGCCCACCATAATGGCAGCAACCTTTCGGTACTGCTTCAACATGGATTGAACCTCCGTCGATGACGTGGGTGTAAACTGGGAAAGAAGTCTTCGTCACCGGTCATTCCACCGTAAACTCCCACACTTCCGGCTCCACGGGCACGCCGGTTTCGCTCTGGAAGTTGATGGCGTTTGCGCTGTTGATGCCGACGCGGTAGGTTTTTCCTACCTCGAGTCTCACGGGCAGCGTGCAGGTTTGTTTGTCTTCGCTCCAGCCTACTTTGCCCGTGGTCTCGGGAAATTCTCCTCCGGCTTTGGTCCAGGAGCAGCCGCCACCCATGGGTTTATCGAAGGTGACGAGAAGTTTGTCTTTGGACTCCCCCACCACCTTTGAAACTACTTTGGGTGGCGTGAGCCCCGCGAGGGCTTCGGGTGGCGCGCCTTTGGTGGCGAAGTAGAGGACGCGGTCGCGGGCGGGGATACCGTTTTCGCCGCAGAAGTTCTTGAAGCTCTTGGAATTGATGCCCACGCGGTAGACGCGGCCTTCCGCCAACTTTACCGGCAACTCGCAGGTGCGCTTGTCGAGCCAGTGCGGCTTTCCGGTGGTCTCGGGATAGAGCTCGCCGCCGCCGGTCCAGGAGAAGCCGCCTTTCATGTCCTGATCGAAGGTGACGGTGATTGCGGAGAGGCCGGGATCGATCTCGGATGCGCCAATGGCTGGATTCGACGAAAGGATTTCCGGCGCGGTCTGATTTGACGCGGCCGACGTTGCGCTGGCCTGCGAGCCGGGCAATCTGAGGATAATCGATTTCCCAATACGTTCCTCGTACACAACCACCGATTTTTCTTCGACGTTGATCGACTCCAATCGAAAGGCTTCGAAGGCTTCACCCTCAACGTACCATTTCTTGCTTGAGTTGGTCTTCAGGCGCGCACGCCATTCACCATTTGCCTCTTTCAAGTCCAGCAACTCAATCCCCACGCCCTTCCCGGTTAGTTCATTCTCTCCGTTTCCGTGGGAAGGCACGGTACTCTCCGCGCTGGCCTGCGCGCCTGGCATCTCCCAGGGCTTCAGGTCGTCCTCGCTGAGTCTGGGCTCTTTGCCCTGAGCGTTCCACCAGGCGCCCCAGGCCGCCTTGTCCTGATCGAAGGTCTGGCCGGTGAGGCGCAGGAGGGAACCGCGCGCCCACATGCGCGTGTTTTGATTGCCGTGGTCCACGAGAGGAATCAGCACAGGTATGGCGGAGTCATCGCCCTGGCGGCCCAGCGCGGCGACGGCCATCCATTTCGCGCGGCAGTCGTAGTCCTGATCGTCGCGGTGATAGGCGGCCACTTTCTTCAGGCCGGGCAGGAGTCGGGTATCGCGGAGGACACCCGCTTCGGCCAAGGATTCGCATTGCTGGCGGCCATACTCGCCTTCGAGCACGGCGG is a window of Candidatus Hydrogenedentota bacterium DNA encoding:
- a CDS encoding cytochrome c family protein; the protein is MKVIQQCLAAALMLVLASAAVQAQDKAAEYVGPDQCKVCHNKKPEGAQWTVWKTMKHAKAFESLKSEAALKIAKDKGLAKPPSESPECLKCHVTGYDAAKAAAPARIKPEDGLSCENCHGPGSLHIADAKDVVAKKKTAEEVDWKAHLAAIEEARCRECHNEESPTWNPEQFTKADGTKTGFDYEQAKKLIEHANPLKAK